The sequence below is a genomic window from Haematobia irritans isolate KBUSLIRL chromosome 3, ASM5000362v1, whole genome shotgun sequence.
GAATAACTTTTATAATTGTACTTATTTTATTGTTCATGAGTTTATTTGTCAATAAATtgtcaaaaaccaaaaaaaaaacatcatttcATTTATAATAAGAGAAgaattttattcataaaaaaatagaagaatGTCCCAAATATGCCATAATTTGGATCATTTGGCCTCAATAGGTAAATGGGATGAAGTCTTCAATTGCCTTAATATTGAAGCTAATTCTATGGTacaattgtcaaaattaaaaagtaaataacCTAAAAGTGAAATTGTAAACGaactaatattttaaaatctaaTAATGTTTTAATTCTCCTTAGAACCGCCGCAAATCGATAATCAATGGTCAACAAATCCAAGGTTACGATTAatgattttgaagattttattaGCAGCCTTCGGagcgttaaaatttattttaattggagtgcttttattttatacaatattaataATCTATAAATTTTCGTATTATAACTATGAAATTTTTGCGACTTCAAAAGATCGCATAAAATCAAGGGTTTCCATTGATTGGTTAATTCCCAACCGATGgaagaaatctatagaaatttttaaacaaaaataaaactaaaaattgttaatattttaaatttaatttaatttgtttaattgtattgtgttgttcaaaagcaaaacggATTGAAATTAACATGAAATGATAGAATCAGTTTTAATTTGTTCGAATTTCTACCTTTGCCACAAACTATGGCCTTCGAATGCCCGACAAAGCCCTCACACTCTGCACGAAACTGGTCCTGGGGTATTTTGGTATATTCCCGGCGATGCgctgtcttgagatgatcgaaacTTTGTTGGTTTGTTGGATTGAATCCATGGCAGTTGA
It includes:
- the LOC142230238 gene encoding uncharacterized protein LOC142230238: MSQICHNLDHLASIGKWDEVFNCLNIEANSMVQLSKLKKPPQIDNQWSTNPRLRLMILKILLAAFGALKFILIGVLLFYTILIIYKFSYYNYEIFATSKDRIKSRVSIDWLIPNRWKKSIEIFKQK